The nucleotide sequence GCAGACTCGCCATGCGGCACGACGATGTTGAGGCCGTCGGCGGCACCGCGCTGGAAAAGCACCACCAGGCGCTTGGGCCGCGATCCCGGTTCGGCAGCGCCGAACGCAGCGCGCGTGAGAAAACTCGGCAACGCCGCTGTCCCGACCGCCGCCAGTGCGCTATTGCGAACGAAAACTCTGCGAGTGATGGGCATGGAAGAAGCTCCTGGCTTCTAGCTACTGGCTGCTAGCAAGCCGGACCTGAAATAGGCTCCTAGCTGCTCGCAAACTCGTACGTTCCTGGTCGAAAACAAGGAGGTTGCCAGAAGCTAGTAGCTAGAGGCTAGCAGCTATCTTCTCTGAAACTCCGGCGATCCCAAAATCAATCCCGTGATTGCTGCCACGTTCGGCGGACGCTTTACATCGTCCAGTTTTTGCTGGCTGATCTTCGGATCGTCCAACTGCTGGCTGATCGTATCGTGCGTTTGTTTGGAGACGTCTCCGGCGAGCAACGAATTTTCGAGCGCCGCCAGCGTCTGCTGCGCGTCTTGAGCGGCGGGCGCCAGATGCGTTGTATCCACGGCGACGCCGCGCACTTTTCCGGCGGCCATGCCTAACGCAAAATTCATGCGGCCCAATAGTGCCGAAGAATTCACCCACGCATCGGATTTCATCGAATAGCCCGTCGGCGGCTGCATGGCGTACGGAGCCATGCCCATAGTGTTGAGTGTCCCGAGTACAGCGCGGGGATCATCCACTTGCGCTCCGCTTGCTCGTACCGCTGAGACTACAAATTCGAGGGGCGTCTTTACTTTGGCGCGGTAGGCTTCGGGTGTCCAGAATTCTTCGGAAGCAAACATCGTGCGCAGTACTTCACGAATGTCGCCGTGTTTCTTGAGGAAGGTCTGCGCCATGCGATCGACCAGCGTGGGCGGAGGGTCGTCGGCGACGAAGCGCATGGCAAGTTTCTGCGAGATGAAATGCGCGGTCTTTGGATTCCGCGCGAGCATGCGCAAGACTTCCAGTCCTTCTTTTTCGCCGTTCTCCTTGATCTTGTGTCCGAGCACCATTTTCGTGCCGGGCTCGTGCATGCGCGGATCGAAGTGGAAACCAGCACCGTTCTTGGGCTGCTCGATGGTCCAACCGGTAAACACTTTTGCTACTTCGGTGACGTCCTGCTGGGAATAGCCGCCGTTCACGCTGAGCGTGTGCAGTTCCATCAACTCGCGGCCGTAATTCTCGTTCAGGCCGCTAGCTGTCTTGGCTTTCCCTTTCGCAGGACGAGCCCCGGGGCGGTGATCGTGACTTCTTTTGCGATTGCGCGGAGCGATACCCAAGCCCACTTCCGAATCGGGTCCGACGCTCAGCCAGTTATCGAGATA is from Acidobacteriota bacterium and encodes:
- a CDS encoding DUF1800 domain-containing protein; translated protein: MLRDCHLAVATGLLLIAGLASQLDAKRKATNAGAMDEQKRAVHALNRLTFGPRPGDVQRVTQIGVDKWIDAQLHPERIDDTALQARLAPFRTLRMNTRELVENFPPNQVIRQVANGRADLPNDPAKRAVYEAQLQRYENRKDRKEETTGASRNSAADPSMASADGEKPISDMQAEPPSDDRQENRRAARRKIQELLAMPADQRLKEILQLPADEQLALASDMNGQKADALMEGMTPQQKETLMALENPERVVIGELTQAKLLRAVYSERQLDEVMTDFWFNHFNIFINKGSDRILLTSYERDVIRPHALGKFEDLLVATAQSPAMLFYLDNWLSVGPDSEVGLGIAPRNRKRSHDHRPGARPAKGKAKTASGLNENYGRELMELHTLSVNGGYSQQDVTEVAKVFTGWTIEQPKNGAGFHFDPRMHEPGTKMVLGHKIKENGEKEGLEVLRMLARNPKTAHFISQKLAMRFVADDPPPTLVDRMAQTFLKKHGDIREVLRTMFASEEFWTPEAYRAKVKTPLEFVVSAVRASGAQVDDPRAVLGTLNTMGMAPYAMQPPTGYSMKSDAWVNSSALLGRMNFALGMAAGKVRGVAVDTTHLAPAAQDAQQTLAALENSLLAGDVSKQTHDTISQQLDDPKISQQKLDDVKRPPNVAAITGLILGSPEFQRR